A region from the Melioribacter roseus P3M-2 genome encodes:
- a CDS encoding RNA polymerase sigma factor — protein sequence MNKDNDFELVNRFKAGDETAFNEIVRKYQKRIYWHARQMLGNHLDADEVTQQVLIVIYEKLHTFNFQSSLFTWIYRIATTRSLNLLKRKNIKRFFSIDDEDTDFDLKSETDIIKDLDNKQKLEKLEKMLNKLPPKQKQVFIMRNFDEFSYEEISQITGKSVGGLKATYFHAIKKITEWMNYEIE from the coding sequence ATGAATAAAGACAACGATTTCGAACTGGTAAATAGATTCAAGGCAGGCGATGAAACTGCTTTTAATGAAATTGTCAGGAAATACCAGAAAAGGATTTACTGGCATGCAAGGCAAATGCTGGGAAATCATCTCGACGCCGACGAAGTTACTCAACAAGTGTTGATTGTGATTTATGAAAAACTGCATACTTTTAACTTTCAGTCGTCTCTCTTTACTTGGATCTACAGAATTGCAACGACGAGAAGCCTTAATCTGTTGAAGAGAAAAAATATTAAAAGATTTTTTTCGATTGACGACGAGGATACGGATTTTGATCTGAAATCGGAAACGGATATTATTAAAGACTTGGATAACAAACAAAAATTGGAAAAGCTCGAAAAAATGCTCAATAAGCTGCCGCCGAAACAAAAACAGGTTTTCATTATGCGTAATTTTGACGAATTTTCTTATGAAGAGATATCGCAGATTACTGGAAAAAGCGTCGGCGGTCTCAAAGCAACATATTTCCATGCAATTAAAAAAATAACTGAGTGGATGAATTATGAAATCGAATGA
- a CDS encoding tetratricopeptide repeat protein: protein MKRKIILLSLMIFCLATVRAQSLNEIFDKAAELYNQKNYSDSYRYYSIIIRSEGANAGTKAAALYYAGESLINTSDYSAAATQFETLISDYPFSNYHELSLLRLGEIYYNSGTYRKCRERLFYFLEKYPGSAHLGTAYFWLAASYAAENKYYEAEEYFNLSISNATTNKYLVDAIYSLGAVYEKLGDYQEAISNYDELLSYYGDSDLAPLAQMRIGVCYFKIGDYTTTTLELSNPILEKLSDKSRIEKDYYLSNAFMRLGEYDKAEKLMSKLVVSDISEDTRRKITYNLGWIKFQHKDYEGAYEIFSSLNRTSNDTISVYALFWSAESKRYMNDREEADRLYREFIENYPNHPLASKVNLSKGALLFESATQKDAESILKHAAASDDLETKSRALTLLGELKLKEKKYAEARNYFSEALSVNNSYNEPYKRAKLGKGISEFYLNKYRDALNDLTFLYNKFRDFEKDKVNFYMAESYLFLSEYDNAIKHYNLAASDDRLLNKQVILGKAYAYFNKKDFPNSVYYFNDYLKKYGNEKISKEVKLRLADSYFGMKNFDKASAIYEDLFKKENAISSAQNYYQYCQALYKAGKTAQAVIEFSNLQKLFPYSNYTDDAQYVIGWIYFQQNQYDWAVDNYLRLIRKYPNSALIPIAYYSIGDSYYNMGQYDSALIYYEKVLNEYPNTSYIIDAVNGIQYSYIAKDEIDKAVKIIDDFIKRYPNQKYSDQFYLKKGDIFYSVGEYDKAINAYYDFINRYQTSALLKNAYYWLGKSAVNINNDTLAIAAFNQVLNLSLTSDISVSAALELSNLYSKQKQFDSAVETLNKVIGKTGESKRMPELLFARALIEVKSNNLEKAYQTFERVINYYDGTLFADKAKVETGKLELNQKRYESAIPLLREVAEKRLDDIGAEAQYYLGLSYMEQEQFNEAITAFVRVRSVFAAYDDWYTRSLLRLGDCYLKLNDKKLAREMYRAVLRRHNSGEYADEANKKLKRL, encoded by the coding sequence ATGAAACGTAAAATAATTCTATTATCCTTAATGATTTTTTGCCTCGCCACTGTCAGGGCGCAGTCTTTGAACGAAATTTTTGATAAAGCCGCTGAGCTGTACAATCAAAAAAATTATTCCGATTCTTACCGTTACTACTCAATAATCATCCGTTCCGAAGGCGCAAACGCAGGGACTAAAGCCGCAGCTTTGTACTATGCCGGAGAAAGTTTAATCAATACATCGGATTATTCGGCGGCTGCGACTCAGTTCGAAACTCTGATTTCCGATTATCCCTTTTCAAATTATCATGAGTTATCGCTTCTGCGTCTCGGCGAAATTTATTACAATTCAGGAACTTATCGGAAGTGCAGGGAACGGCTTTTTTATTTCCTAGAAAAATATCCCGGAAGCGCTCATTTGGGAACCGCATATTTCTGGCTCGCCGCATCGTACGCGGCGGAAAATAAATATTACGAAGCGGAAGAATACTTCAACTTGAGCATATCGAATGCTACTACGAACAAATATCTGGTAGACGCAATTTATTCTTTAGGCGCCGTTTACGAAAAATTGGGCGATTACCAGGAAGCTATTTCAAATTACGACGAGCTTTTATCATATTACGGAGACAGCGATCTGGCGCCCTTGGCGCAGATGCGTATAGGCGTCTGCTATTTTAAGATAGGCGATTACACTACAACTACTCTCGAACTGAGCAATCCCATTCTCGAAAAACTGAGCGATAAATCGAGGATAGAGAAAGATTATTATCTGTCCAACGCTTTTATGAGATTGGGCGAATACGATAAAGCGGAAAAATTAATGTCTAAACTGGTTGTTTCCGATATATCGGAAGATACCCGGAGAAAAATTACTTACAACCTCGGATGGATTAAATTTCAGCACAAAGACTACGAGGGCGCATACGAAATTTTCAGCAGTCTAAATAGAACAAGCAACGACACGATTTCGGTTTACGCCTTATTCTGGAGCGCCGAATCAAAGAGATATATGAACGATCGGGAAGAAGCAGATCGTCTCTACCGGGAATTCATCGAAAATTATCCGAATCACCCTCTGGCGTCAAAAGTAAATTTGAGTAAAGGCGCTTTGTTGTTCGAATCCGCTACTCAAAAAGACGCCGAATCGATTTTGAAACATGCGGCGGCTTCCGACGACTTAGAGACTAAAAGCCGGGCTCTTACTCTGCTCGGAGAACTTAAATTAAAAGAAAAAAAATACGCCGAGGCTAGAAATTATTTCAGCGAAGCATTGAGCGTTAATAATAGTTATAACGAGCCGTACAAACGCGCAAAATTGGGGAAGGGAATATCGGAATTTTATCTGAATAAGTACCGCGACGCTCTAAACGATCTTACGTTTTTATATAATAAATTCAGAGATTTCGAAAAAGACAAAGTAAATTTTTATATGGCCGAATCGTATCTTTTTTTGAGCGAATACGATAATGCCATTAAACATTATAACCTGGCTGCAAGCGACGATCGACTGTTGAATAAGCAGGTAATCCTGGGTAAAGCCTATGCTTACTTCAACAAAAAGGACTTTCCGAATTCCGTCTATTATTTTAACGATTATCTGAAAAAATACGGCAACGAGAAAATAAGCAAGGAAGTTAAATTGCGACTTGCAGACAGTTATTTCGGTATGAAAAATTTTGATAAAGCCAGCGCGATATACGAAGATTTATTTAAGAAAGAAAACGCAATAAGCAGCGCGCAAAATTATTATCAGTATTGCCAGGCTCTCTATAAAGCCGGTAAAACTGCGCAGGCGGTAATCGAATTTTCAAATTTGCAGAAGTTGTTTCCTTATTCTAATTATACTGACGACGCTCAATATGTTATCGGGTGGATTTATTTTCAGCAAAACCAGTACGACTGGGCTGTAGATAATTATTTGCGGCTTATCAGAAAATATCCGAATTCCGCGCTGATTCCGATTGCTTATTATTCAATCGGGGATTCTTACTACAACATGGGGCAGTACGATTCGGCTTTGATTTATTACGAAAAAGTTCTTAACGAGTATCCGAATACATCGTACATTATCGACGCAGTCAACGGCATACAATACTCCTACATTGCAAAAGACGAAATAGACAAAGCTGTTAAGATCATAGATGATTTTATAAAACGCTATCCGAATCAAAAATATAGCGACCAATTTTACCTTAAAAAGGGAGATATATTTTACAGCGTAGGCGAATACGATAAAGCCATAAACGCTTATTACGATTTTATAAATAGGTACCAGACGAGCGCTCTTTTAAAGAACGCGTATTATTGGCTGGGCAAAAGCGCCGTTAATATAAATAACGATACTTTAGCGATTGCGGCTTTTAATCAGGTTTTGAATTTATCGCTGACGTCGGATATCTCTGTTTCCGCCGCCCTTGAATTGTCCAATCTTTATTCGAAACAAAAACAATTTGACTCGGCTGTAGAAACGCTCAACAAAGTTATCGGCAAAACGGGCGAATCGAAAAGAATGCCGGAATTGCTCTTTGCGCGCGCGTTAATAGAAGTAAAGAGCAATAATTTGGAAAAGGCGTATCAAACTTTTGAAAGAGTAATTAACTATTACGACGGCACTCTGTTTGCAGATAAAGCCAAAGTAGAAACGGGGAAACTGGAGCTGAATCAAAAAAGATACGAATCCGCCATACCGCTATTGAGAGAAGTTGCAGAAAAACGACTGGACGATATAGGCGCAGAAGCTCAATACTATCTGGGCTTATCCTACATGGAACAGGAACAATTTAACGAGGCTATCACAGCGTTCGTCCGCGTGCGATCTGTTTTTGCCGCCTATGACGATTGGTATACCAGATCTCTTCTCCGTCTGGGCGATTGCTATCTAAAATTAAACGATAAAAAATTAGCCAGAGAAATGTACAGGGCTGTTTTAAGAAGACACAACTCAGGCGAATATGCAGACGAAGCAAATAAAAAATTAAAACGATTATGA
- a CDS encoding tetratricopeptide repeat protein, with product MKKIRSFVLSLAFVFVAFSLYAQEMPVDAAKAYNEGNKFLKAGNYENAIKKYQEALQTSQDYRIYYQLGVAYKKQNKLPEAEEAFRKTVEINPEFSLGYNGLGGTYFIEGKYQESVEAFKKFAELTTKKSLKEKANDNIARAYVKLAEESKKDGNYQKAIEQLQEAIKYSEFDAAYVLLANTYYENGDYEEAIKAADKVISMNSKLKGAAYYYKGLALKQKQDTEKAKEYFELAKKDPQYKKLAEYELKYMR from the coding sequence ATGAAAAAAATACGCTCATTTGTTTTATCGCTGGCATTTGTATTCGTTGCTTTTTCGCTCTATGCTCAGGAGATGCCCGTTGACGCTGCTAAAGCATATAATGAAGGAAATAAATTTCTTAAAGCAGGCAATTACGAAAATGCTATAAAAAAATACCAGGAAGCTCTCCAGACTTCTCAGGATTACAGAATTTACTACCAGTTAGGAGTTGCATATAAAAAGCAAAACAAATTACCCGAAGCCGAAGAAGCTTTTCGCAAAACCGTAGAAATCAATCCTGAATTCAGTCTTGGTTATAATGGTTTGGGCGGTACGTATTTTATTGAAGGCAAGTATCAGGAGTCAGTAGAAGCCTTTAAAAAATTTGCGGAACTGACCACTAAAAAATCTCTTAAAGAAAAGGCTAATGATAATATCGCCCGCGCTTATGTTAAGTTAGCAGAAGAATCGAAGAAAGACGGCAATTATCAAAAAGCAATCGAGCAGCTTCAGGAAGCAATTAAATACAGCGAATTCGACGCGGCTTATGTTTTACTGGCAAATACTTATTACGAAAACGGCGATTATGAAGAAGCTATTAAAGCTGCCGACAAGGTTATCTCTATGAATTCAAAACTTAAAGGAGCGGCTTATTATTACAAAGGACTCGCTTTGAAACAAAAACAAGATACTGAAAAAGCCAAAGAATATTTCGAACTGGCCAAGAAGGATCCGCAATACAAAAAACTGGCTGAATACGAATTGAAATATATGAGGTAA
- a CDS encoding Spy/CpxP family protein refolding chaperone, with product MKKLISLALVLMLAVPALTWSQPFDGKGRMLLCDKLNLSEDQQNRIDELRYELKEKLIDLKAELQKNRLEMRKLKSQNKIDEKQYMQLVDNCNNIRSAIRTETAKHWLAVYNLLDDSQKELWAKYRNENFGFGKKFNNNCCDGQPRFKRWRR from the coding sequence ATGAAAAAATTAATTTCACTCGCGCTCGTACTAATGCTCGCAGTTCCGGCTCTAACTTGGTCTCAACCTTTTGACGGAAAAGGCCGTATGCTTCTTTGCGATAAATTGAATTTATCCGAAGACCAGCAAAATCGTATCGACGAACTAAGATACGAATTAAAAGAAAAACTTATCGACCTGAAAGCCGAACTTCAAAAGAACCGTCTTGAAATGAGAAAATTGAAATCTCAAAACAAGATTGACGAAAAGCAATATATGCAACTCGTAGACAATTGCAACAATATACGTTCGGCAATAAGGACCGAAACTGCAAAACACTGGCTTGCCGTTTATAATCTGCTCGACGACAGTCAGAAAGAATTATGGGCGAAGTACAGAAACGAAAACTTCGGGTTTGGGAAAAAATTTAATAACAATTGCTGCGACGGACAACCCCGCTTTAAAAGATGGCGGAGATAA